The following proteins come from a genomic window of Montipora foliosa isolate CH-2021 chromosome 2, ASM3666993v2, whole genome shotgun sequence:
- the LOC137993146 gene encoding proline-rich transmembrane protein 3-like: MRNVRSWSYKSFAAKLILCFSCFCGSWEHKVGSDDVSYQAERRANEINNVIESEVKRDLNNQELQLFSSGSENHTGSRQKTLKTDRPPNTKYAEKRLKVNREEMNSSLDRKCVQTEESGVVNQNRQLQKEIMSEIHSHGHVQGPEMYRKRKIRQKRDTHSTESTFITPEPSPEGSPESSYSEPSITSQPKAYPEQTWPEPEPEWSLAFNEWDNAWPLHTYGFAVIFTLIALVPPLELLGMYLDKTKLSALKATLLSTIFIFSSIRAFSLFVDPYGSRKRLPLAVNRLLFSLGHPCIISALSLLLLVLIDTTKMNIAPPRFQKVKFIIPVVIFHVILVLVTDFVVVHFLEAKDLLLLCQIYFLLLGSLLSVGYICVGWKIRKNIIRSQNLNDKSLRRLQYLIMACAVTCVCLCVITVYAAAGVFGVYSDVKYVDAWPWWIFQTLGRLLEVAICIVMLLMNSRSSKRKIKPSFSATSVFYLRRSTMKVKQSKQLEGLTITATE; the protein is encoded by the coding sequence ATGCGGAACGTCAGATCGTGGAGTTATAAAAGCTTCGCTGCCAAGTTGATTTtatgtttttcatgtttttgtggCTCATGGGAACATAAAGTTGGAAGCGACGATGTTTCTTACCAAGCGGAAAGACGGGCAAATGAAATCAACAATGTCATTGAGTCTGAAGTTAAGCGGGACTTAAACAATCAAGAATTGCAGCTGTTTTCGTCTGGTTCTGAAAACCACACTGGATCAAGacagaaaactttgaaaactgaCAGACCTCCTAATACGAAATATGCGGAAAAGAGACTAAAAGTCAACAGGGAGGAAATGAATTCCAGTTTGGATAGGAAATGTGTGCAAACAGAAGAAAGTGGCGTTGTCAACCAAAATCGACAGCTGCAGAAAGAAATTATGAGTGAGATTCACTCACACGGTCATGTTCAGGGCCCAGAGATgtacagaaaaagaaaaataaggcAGAAGCGAGACACGCACTCAACTGAATCAACATTCATAACACCCGAACCATCGCCCGAGGGATCACCCGAGTCATCATATTCGGAGCCCTCAATAACGTCGCAACCAAAGGCGTATCCCGAGCAAACATGGCCTGAGCCGGAACCAGAGTGGTCTTTGGCATTCAACGAATGGGACAACGCTTGGCCATTACACACCTACGGATTTGCTGTGATATTCACACTTATAGCGCTGGTCCCTCCGTTAGAGCTGCTCGGAATGTACCTTGACAAGACCAAATTATCAGCCTTAAAAGCGACGCTACTTTCGACAATATTCATTTTTAGTTCCATTCGCGCATTTTCCTTATTCGTGGACCCTTACGGTTCAAGAAAACGCCTTCCTCTTGCAGTTAACCGATTGTTATTTTCTCTTGGACACCCGTGTATCATTTCTGCTTTGAGTCTGCTTCTCCTGGTTTTGATTGACACCACGAAGATGAACATCGCTCCGCCCAGATTTCAGAAAGTCAAATTTATCATACCCGTAGTGATATTTCACGTTATCTTGGTGCTTGTAACAGACTTTGTCGTCGTGCACTTTCTAGAAGCCAAAGACCTCCTTCTCTTGTGTCagatttattttctcttgttagGGAGCTTATTGTCGGTGGGATACATCTGCGTCGGCTGGAAAATTCGTAAGAATATTATAAGATCCCAAAATTTAAATGACAAGAGCCTGCGACGACTGCAGTACCTTATCATGGCGTGTGCGGTTACGTGCGTTTGCTTATGCGTCATAACAGTGTACGCAGCCGCGGGTGTATTTGGTGTCTATTCAGATGTGAAGTATGTAGACGCCTGGCCGTGGTGGATATTCCAGACTTTAGGCCGCCTTCTGGAAGTCGCCATTTGTATTGTGATGCTACTCATGAACAGCAGGTCCAGCAAACGCAAGATAAAGCCTTCGTTTTCTGCCACGAGTGTGTTCTACCTAAGAAGAAGCACAATGAAGGTCAAACAAAGCAAGCAACTAGAAGGGCTCACGATAACAGCCACAGAGTGA